The following proteins are encoded in a genomic region of Aquella oligotrophica:
- a CDS encoding aspartate ammonia-lyase: MEYRIEKDFIGEFKVPQNAYYGVHTARALENFRLKDYHLTHSYLINAFAKVKMAAANANCRTGKFSKEIRNAINFACEEILSGKYHDEFIIPAIQGGAGTSTNMNANEVIANIALEHLGYEKARYDILSPINHVNASQSTNDSYPTAIKIAIYELINDVEKNLKLLRRALEDKANEFKDIMKMGRTQLEDAVPIALGREFKVYSMAINRDVRRLHQVKELFLQVNMGGDAIGTGVSNHPDYRIAVIEELRKVTGTPITACEDLVDGTQNLDVFPQLSSMVKICGLNLRKIANDLRLMNSGPTTSIHEIDLPALQAGSSIMPKKVNPVGAEFIMQIAYKLLGNDLIISECTVGEFELNAWEPLIADAMIESLTLLRDGLERFTNTVVKGITANKELCEAYFERCPTAATELISIIGYDSVAEIIAKVNETGESYKKVAVEMGFVPQSFFDKNK; this comes from the coding sequence ATGGAATACCGGATAGAAAAAGACTTTATCGGCGAATTTAAAGTACCCCAAAATGCATACTATGGGGTCCATACTGCACGAGCCCTGGAAAATTTTAGGCTGAAAGATTATCACCTTACTCATTCATATTTGATAAATGCTTTTGCCAAAGTGAAAATGGCAGCCGCAAATGCTAATTGCCGGACAGGTAAGTTCTCCAAAGAAATCCGTAACGCAATAAATTTTGCTTGTGAAGAAATTCTCTCTGGAAAATACCATGACGAATTTATAATACCAGCAATTCAGGGGGGAGCCGGAACCTCAACCAATATGAATGCGAATGAGGTAATTGCTAATATCGCACTTGAACATTTGGGGTATGAAAAAGCAAGATATGACATTTTATCACCAATCAACCATGTAAATGCATCTCAATCAACTAATGACTCCTATCCAACTGCCATCAAGATTGCAATTTATGAGCTAATTAATGATGTAGAAAAAAATCTTAAATTGTTAAGACGAGCATTGGAAGATAAAGCCAATGAGTTCAAAGACATCATGAAAATGGGACGCACCCAGCTTGAAGATGCAGTTCCAATTGCGCTTGGTCGCGAATTCAAAGTTTATTCAATGGCAATAAACCGAGATGTTCGTAGATTACACCAAGTAAAAGAACTATTTTTACAAGTTAACATGGGTGGTGATGCAATTGGTACCGGAGTATCAAATCATCCTGATTATCGAATCGCGGTAATTGAAGAGTTACGCAAAGTTACTGGTACACCGATTACAGCTTGTGAAGACTTAGTTGACGGCACCCAAAATCTGGATGTGTTTCCCCAGCTTTCAAGTATGGTCAAAATTTGTGGGCTTAATTTACGCAAAATTGCTAATGATTTGCGCCTAATGAATTCTGGTCCAACAACTTCGATCCATGAAATAGATCTACCTGCATTACAGGCTGGTTCAAGCATTATGCCCAAAAAAGTAAATCCGGTTGGTGCTGAATTTATCATGCAGATTGCATATAAGCTCTTGGGTAATGACTTAATTATTTCTGAATGTACGGTTGGTGAATTTGAGCTAAATGCTTGGGAACCACTAATTGCTGATGCAATGATTGAGAGCCTGACGCTATTGCGGGATGGTTTGGAACGTTTTACTAATACTGTAGTAAAAGGAATCACTGCCAATAAGGAATTGTGCGAAGCTTACTTTGAGCGCTGTCCAACTGCTGCAACAGAGTTGATATCCATAATTGGCTATGATAGTGTGGCAGAAATCATTGCTAAAGTCAATGAAACTGGCGAATCATATAAGAAAGTTGCAGTGGAAATGGGCTTTGTTCCGCAAAGCTTCTTCGATAAAAATAAATAA
- a CDS encoding asparaginase, which yields MRRLLFSIVLSLISFIAYAANKPTVYLLATGGTIAGTASSQTSTTYKAGSLTAEQIIASVPGLDNLANIKYEQVYNKDSGNVTLSDWLKLANEVNKVINDPNVSAVVVTHGTDTLEETAYFLDLVIKTKKPIIIVGAMRPATAISADGPLNLYNAVAVAINPKSIGRGVMVVMNDGIYDGRDVTKTNTTNVDTFQSPNTGPIGHVVMGKVNYHDNGRANAYDAPFNISNIKSLPSVAVVYENVGVDTEMLDNILKTKNLKGIVIAGVGDGNIPDYEKDFLINARKKGIVIVRSSRVGSGEVSYDYNNLDTTYDLIAGDDLNPQKARILLMLSLLTTNDVKQIQKNFYTY from the coding sequence ATGCGTAGGCTCCTATTTTCTATTGTTTTATCATTAATATCCTTCATTGCCTATGCGGCAAATAAGCCAACAGTTTATTTATTAGCAACAGGTGGAACTATTGCAGGTACAGCTAGTTCACAAACATCTACAACATACAAAGCAGGAAGCTTGACGGCTGAACAGATTATTGCATCAGTGCCAGGACTAGACAATCTAGCAAATATAAAATACGAACAGGTTTATAACAAAGATAGCGGAAATGTTACACTCTCAGATTGGTTAAAGCTTGCCAATGAAGTAAATAAAGTTATCAATGATCCAAACGTAAGTGCTGTAGTAGTTACTCATGGCACAGACACGCTAGAAGAAACAGCATATTTTCTTGATCTTGTAATTAAAACTAAAAAACCTATCATTATCGTTGGGGCAATGCGTCCTGCTACTGCAATCAGTGCTGATGGTCCATTAAATCTATATAATGCAGTAGCGGTAGCAATAAATCCTAAATCTATTGGTCGTGGAGTAATGGTAGTAATGAATGATGGAATTTATGATGGTCGTGATGTTACTAAAACAAATACAACCAATGTAGATACTTTTCAATCACCTAACACAGGACCAATCGGTCACGTTGTTATGGGTAAAGTAAATTACCATGACAACGGGCGTGCAAATGCATATGATGCACCATTTAACATTAGCAATATCAAATCATTACCATCGGTAGCAGTGGTTTATGAGAACGTCGGTGTTGATACTGAAATGCTTGACAATATACTAAAAACTAAAAACCTTAAAGGGATTGTGATTGCAGGTGTTGGCGATGGCAATATCCCGGATTATGAAAAAGATTTCTTGATTAACGCGCGTAAGAAAGGTATTGTAATTGTTAGAAGTAGCAGGGTTGGTAGTGGTGAAGTAAGTTATGACTATAATAATCTTGACACAACCTATGACCTGATTGCTGGGGACGATTTGAATCCTCAAAAAGCACGCATTCTTTTAATGCTAAGTTTACTGACAACCAATGATGTTAAGCAAATTCAGAAAAATTTTTACACATATTAA
- a CDS encoding pseudouridine synthase translates to MTLVRLNKYLKDMGLCSRRKADEFIAKGYVKINGEIITELGYKVNSELDKVEILPELKQETDSFVYILLNKPKNYVCSHSRKDGKPVFDLLPDIKDLTYAGRLDKDSHGLLLLSNDGKFVYQAFGAEFIKEKEYLVRVDKPVTPEFIRSQISGSIVLDGKQLRPAKLKQVNDNVYRITLTEGINRQIRRMAEVMGYKVLDLKRIRIGNIDDRSLLPGKWRYLTDKEISQVMNKTGK, encoded by the coding sequence ATGACACTAGTTAGATTAAATAAGTATTTAAAAGATATGGGGCTTTGCTCACGGCGTAAAGCGGATGAGTTTATTGCTAAAGGCTATGTCAAAATTAATGGTGAAATTATCACTGAATTAGGCTATAAAGTTAATAGTGAGCTAGATAAAGTTGAAATATTGCCAGAATTAAAACAGGAAACAGATTCCTTTGTATATATTCTTCTTAATAAGCCCAAAAACTATGTTTGTAGTCATAGCCGCAAAGATGGTAAACCTGTTTTTGACCTATTGCCGGATATAAAAGATTTGACTTATGCTGGACGACTTGATAAGGATAGTCATGGATTATTGCTACTATCTAATGATGGTAAGTTTGTGTATCAGGCTTTTGGGGCTGAGTTTATAAAAGAGAAAGAGTATTTGGTAAGGGTTGATAAGCCAGTAACTCCAGAATTTATTCGATCGCAGATATCAGGGAGTATTGTTCTTGATGGCAAGCAATTAAGACCAGCTAAATTAAAGCAGGTAAATGATAATGTTTACCGGATTACACTAACAGAAGGAATAAATAGGCAAATTCGACGGATGGCAGAAGTTATGGGCTATAAGGTTCTTGATTTAAAGAGAATCCGTATTGGTAATATCGATGATCGCAGTTTGTTACCGGGAAAATGGCGTTATCTTACGGATAAGGAAATTAGCCAAGTTATGAATAAGACGGGTAAATAA
- the dnaG gene encoding DNA primase translates to MQIPQSVIDEVNQRADLVEVIGKHLKLKRSGQNYFACCPFHNEKSPSFSISPVKQMYHCFGCGESGNAVSFVMKYQGLDFVSAIQSLAEQYGVTIPEDERQEKISREEQQKRKEHKLNIYETLEKACLYYRQQLSQSSVALHYLREKRGLSPEIINKFSLGYTPAGFNNLQQAFPDYPTNKLLLDAGLVVVNDNNKRYDRFRERVIFPIRNIKGEIIGFGGRIIAKGEPKYLNSPETELFNKSHELYGLYEAKKEIRDLNQVFVVEGYMDVIALNQYGINNVVATMGTAATEEHIKTMFRFCDNICYSFDGDNAGKKAAWRALERSIGLVTDIKSVNFLFLPEEHDPDSYIRENGTDAFKNLANNHSTGLITFLLNQLLEEVNIATDEGKARLISLVKPYTEQIKAIALQVILKKQLATMVDLDPSVVESILNNRSRFAFYNKSLKNISNAYQNNLKRQPLNLNLLENIIQALFNQPLLAREFPLPEIHVLETKDLDLSELFILIAYLEAHCDSFDDIVITDLKMMTNFSHVNLLSIYQKVKMERENFTNTFTFSKEDYCKKLHELVYEKKRPRMPKLN, encoded by the coding sequence ATGCAAATTCCACAGAGTGTCATTGATGAGGTAAATCAGCGTGCTGATTTGGTCGAAGTGATTGGTAAGCACCTAAAACTAAAAAGATCAGGGCAGAATTATTTCGCCTGTTGCCCGTTTCATAATGAAAAATCCCCATCATTTTCAATTAGCCCGGTAAAACAGATGTACCATTGCTTTGGTTGTGGCGAATCTGGGAATGCTGTTAGTTTTGTAATGAAGTATCAGGGACTTGATTTTGTTTCCGCTATTCAGTCGCTTGCCGAGCAGTATGGTGTAACTATCCCAGAGGATGAGCGCCAGGAAAAAATCAGCCGAGAGGAGCAGCAAAAGCGTAAAGAGCATAAGCTTAACATTTATGAGACGCTGGAGAAAGCTTGCCTATACTACCGACAGCAGCTAAGTCAGTCTAGTGTTGCCTTACATTATTTACGTGAAAAACGCGGACTTTCTCCCGAGATTATAAATAAATTTAGTTTAGGTTATACCCCGGCAGGCTTTAATAATCTCCAGCAGGCATTTCCAGATTATCCGACTAATAAGCTTCTACTGGATGCGGGTCTAGTGGTAGTTAACGATAATAATAAACGCTATGATCGCTTTCGGGAGCGGGTGATTTTTCCAATTCGTAATATTAAAGGCGAAATTATTGGTTTTGGCGGTCGGATAATAGCTAAAGGGGAGCCAAAATACCTTAATTCGCCTGAAACGGAATTATTTAATAAATCGCATGAGCTTTATGGTTTATATGAAGCCAAAAAAGAGATCCGTGATCTTAATCAAGTATTTGTGGTTGAGGGGTATATGGATGTAATTGCTCTTAATCAATATGGAATCAATAATGTTGTAGCCACAATGGGAACAGCAGCGACCGAAGAGCATATCAAGACTATGTTTAGATTTTGCGACAATATTTGCTATTCATTTGATGGTGATAATGCTGGGAAGAAAGCAGCGTGGCGCGCACTTGAGCGTTCGATTGGTTTGGTTACTGACATTAAATCGGTTAATTTTCTCTTCCTGCCAGAAGAGCACGATCCAGATAGTTATATTCGCGAAAATGGTACAGACGCATTTAAAAATTTGGCAAATAATCATTCTACTGGATTAATTACTTTTTTATTAAATCAACTCCTTGAGGAAGTAAATATTGCCACTGACGAAGGTAAAGCGCGTTTAATCAGTCTGGTTAAACCTTACACTGAGCAGATAAAGGCAATTGCTTTACAGGTTATTTTAAAAAAGCAGCTTGCTACCATGGTTGATTTAGATCCTTCGGTGGTTGAAAGTATTTTAAATAATCGGAGCAGGTTTGCTTTTTATAATAAATCACTTAAAAATATTTCTAATGCATATCAGAATAATCTGAAACGCCAACCATTAAATCTGAATCTTCTTGAAAATATTATTCAGGCTTTATTTAATCAGCCGCTTCTAGCTCGTGAGTTCCCGTTACCTGAAATACATGTTCTTGAAACGAAAGATCTGGATCTTAGTGAGCTTTTTATATTGATTGCTTATCTTGAAGCTCATTGTGATAGTTTTGATGATATTGTAATTACTGACTTAAAAATGATGACTAATTTTTCGCATGTCAATTTGTTATCAATTTACCAAAAAGTAAAAATGGAACGGGAGAACTTCACGAATACGTTTACTTTTAGCAAAGAAGACTATTGTAAAAAACTTCATGAGCTAGTTTATGAAAAAAAACGTCCGAGAATGCCAAAATTAAATTGA
- a CDS encoding APC family permease: MRKLSTFQLVLLSTGGMIGSGWLFSPYYGLQTAGGGVILSWTITALLTLILGLTFAEVATCLPVVGGLMRFMGVTHSRTLGFMFLVLGWISYIVYLPLEAQSAIQYLGFWIPQLVSNHDGNVSLSSAGLWAALVIMVFLTWFNTLHLSKVSKTNAAVSLWKIFIPLLIAWGMILVFGKPEHFFASDHLPKLAFEPVLLAITSSGLAFAFSGFQNGLILANSTSNPKRAIPWSIFAPVIIGWVLYSSLSLMFMFCLPSEKFALVKAVAPLLGLLSLFGLNYIYIILFVDAVIAPLGTANVFTAVTGRILLGLGREFFPRSILTRLNKSNAPAICLWINMLLGICFLLPFPTWTELVNFLSSLVLLSCMSGPVALIILRRKFPTLERKFTVPLYRLTGYLAFVSCGLFVYWSGTQNLLYLVILIIAVAIVYATIFAKANFIKVIAESWFLIVYIAILYLISELHGKSIISFPSDNYLVILVSLFFCWIFVNKHDQIESIAAKIEQFKHEVANEQH, from the coding sequence ATGCGTAAATTATCAACGTTTCAGCTAGTGCTGTTATCTACAGGCGGTATGATTGGCAGTGGCTGGTTATTTTCCCCATATTATGGACTACAAACAGCTGGAGGGGGAGTTATTCTTTCTTGGACTATAACCGCTTTATTAACCTTGATATTAGGGTTAACTTTTGCCGAAGTTGCTACTTGTCTTCCTGTTGTTGGTGGCTTGATGCGTTTTATGGGGGTTACGCATAGTCGGACTTTAGGCTTCATGTTTCTGGTTCTTGGTTGGATTAGCTATATTGTTTATTTACCGCTTGAAGCTCAATCTGCGATTCAGTATCTTGGCTTCTGGATTCCACAGTTAGTTAGCAATCATGATGGCAACGTTTCGCTTTCTTCTGCTGGGCTATGGGCTGCATTAGTGATTATGGTATTTCTAACCTGGTTCAATACATTACATTTATCTAAAGTTAGTAAGACTAACGCCGCTGTCAGTTTATGGAAAATTTTTATTCCACTACTAATTGCTTGGGGGATGATACTAGTATTTGGTAAGCCAGAGCATTTTTTTGCAAGCGACCATTTACCCAAACTTGCTTTTGAGCCGGTTTTATTAGCGATAACCTCAAGTGGTCTGGCATTTGCTTTTTCTGGTTTTCAAAATGGATTGATTTTAGCAAATAGTACCAGTAATCCAAAACGGGCAATACCATGGTCGATTTTTGCGCCAGTTATAATTGGTTGGGTGTTATATTCTTCATTATCACTAATGTTTATGTTTTGCTTGCCATCTGAAAAATTTGCACTAGTAAAAGCAGTAGCACCTCTACTTGGCTTATTAAGTTTATTTGGCTTAAACTATATATATATTATTCTGTTTGTTGATGCGGTAATTGCACCACTTGGGACGGCAAATGTTTTTACTGCAGTAACCGGACGTATTCTTTTAGGACTTGGGCGTGAGTTTTTCCCAAGATCAATTTTGACTAGACTTAATAAATCTAATGCTCCTGCTATTTGTCTTTGGATAAATATGTTACTTGGTATCTGCTTTTTGCTTCCTTTTCCAACTTGGACGGAATTAGTAAATTTTTTATCATCTCTGGTATTATTAAGTTGTATGTCTGGTCCGGTGGCATTGATTATCTTACGACGTAAATTTCCTACGCTTGAGCGTAAATTTACCGTGCCACTATATAGACTAACTGGTTATTTGGCTTTTGTTAGCTGTGGTTTGTTTGTTTACTGGTCAGGTACGCAAAATCTTCTTTATTTGGTTATTCTGATTATTGCCGTTGCAATTGTTTACGCTACAATATTTGCTAAAGCTAACTTTATCAAAGTAATTGCTGAAAGCTGGTTTCTAATTGTATATATCGCTATTTTATATCTGATTTCAGAGCTACATGGTAAGTCAATTATATCTTTCCCTAGTGATAACTATCTAGTAATATTGGTTAGTTTGTTTTTTTGCTGGATCTTTGTCAATAAGCATGACCAAATAGAAAGTATTGCAGCTAAGATTGAGCAGTTTAAGCATGAGGTGGCAAATGAACAGCACTAG
- a CDS encoding alpha/beta hydrolase — MNSTSLILPKNARQLFIQGPAGLLDVLELSPKEAVRGVALIIHPDPKGGGTYTNKIVQTIAKVMNAKGYICYCPNLRGVGQSDGEHDFGNGEVDDGLAIYDYLRKLYPELPFTLAGFSFGSAVVSNVAAKREHQQLLLVGPAVTRYNVVVPDPSKTFIVHGKDDEVIPLDAVYLWAGKYDMPVSVFINTGHFFHGKLVQLQNYLSRILVV, encoded by the coding sequence ATGAACAGCACTAGCCTTATATTACCTAAAAATGCACGCCAGCTATTCATTCAGGGACCAGCGGGGCTTCTTGATGTTCTTGAATTAAGTCCCAAAGAAGCAGTTCGTGGAGTGGCACTTATTATTCATCCAGACCCTAAAGGTGGTGGAACTTATACCAATAAAATAGTCCAAACAATTGCCAAGGTTATGAATGCTAAAGGTTATATTTGTTACTGTCCAAATCTAAGAGGAGTAGGGCAGAGTGATGGAGAGCATGATTTTGGCAATGGGGAAGTAGATGATGGATTAGCTATCTATGATTATTTACGTAAGTTATATCCGGAATTACCTTTTACTTTGGCTGGGTTTTCATTTGGTTCGGCTGTGGTTTCAAATGTTGCAGCTAAACGTGAGCATCAGCAATTATTGCTCGTTGGTCCAGCAGTTACGCGCTATAATGTAGTAGTTCCTGATCCAAGTAAGACTTTTATTGTTCATGGTAAGGATGATGAGGTTATCCCACTAGATGCGGTTTATCTTTGGGCGGGAAAATATGATATGCCAGTAAGTGTCTTTATTAATACTGGACATTTTTTTCATGGTAAGCTAGTACAGCTACAAAATTATTTATCCCGTATTTTAGTAGTTTAG
- a CDS encoding glycosyltransferase family 4 protein has protein sequence MHICHITSVHPRYDIRIFIKECRALAHNHDVSLIVADSLGEEIKDGIKIHDVGKPVGGRLQRIRKTSREIFDKVLELKPEVIHFHDPELIGIGVKLAKLGYKVIYDVHEDVPKQVLNKHWIPKAIRPLVSWLVKYREATAARAFTGIVTATEIIADRFRKSNPNTCAIHNYPILAELDVAAIDWSSRSDNLCYLGSISETRGILPLIDSLSISNLKLDLAGPFSNEGIEKQVKNSAGYSNVRYHGVLDRNGVKSVLSSVKIGMVTLLPTPSYVESLPIKLFEYMLSGIPVIASDFELWRPIVLDNNCGLMVDPANPDEIAKACQKILSDPVEARQMGENGRRAVLENYSWEREQQRLLDFYHKL, from the coding sequence ATGCATATTTGTCATATTACTTCTGTCCACCCACGCTATGATATTCGGATTTTTATTAAAGAGTGTAGGGCGTTAGCCCACAATCATGATGTTAGCCTGATAGTTGCTGATTCTCTTGGGGAAGAAATTAAAGATGGAATAAAAATTCATGATGTTGGTAAACCAGTAGGTGGCAGATTACAAAGAATCAGAAAAACCAGTCGGGAAATATTTGATAAAGTACTTGAGCTAAAGCCTGAGGTTATTCACTTTCATGATCCCGAACTTATTGGTATCGGAGTTAAATTAGCTAAATTAGGGTATAAAGTAATTTATGATGTCCACGAAGATGTGCCAAAGCAGGTTTTAAATAAGCATTGGATTCCGAAAGCTATCCGCCCTCTCGTTTCATGGTTAGTTAAATATCGTGAAGCAACAGCGGCAAGGGCTTTTACCGGAATAGTTACTGCCACTGAGATTATAGCTGATCGATTTAGAAAGTCAAATCCGAATACCTGTGCCATTCATAATTATCCAATCCTTGCTGAGCTTGATGTGGCTGCAATTGATTGGAGTAGTCGTTCTGATAACCTCTGCTATTTGGGGAGTATTTCGGAAACTCGTGGCATATTACCACTTATTGATTCACTATCAATAAGTAATTTAAAGCTTGATTTGGCTGGTCCTTTCAGTAACGAGGGAATTGAAAAACAAGTTAAGAATAGTGCTGGGTATAGTAACGTCAGGTATCATGGGGTGCTTGATCGTAATGGCGTCAAATCAGTTTTATCCTCGGTGAAAATCGGCATGGTAACTTTATTGCCAACACCAAGCTATGTGGAGTCTTTACCGATTAAGCTTTTTGAATATATGCTTTCAGGTATTCCTGTAATTGCTTCTGATTTTGAATTATGGCGTCCAATTGTTTTAGATAATAATTGTGGACTTATGGTAGATCCAGCTAATCCTGATGAAATTGCTAAGGCTTGCCAGAAGATTTTGTCTGATCCGGTCGAAGCTCGCCAGATGGGAGAAAATGGGCGTAGGGCTGTTCTTGAAAATTATAGCTGGGAACGAGAGCAGCAGCGGTTACTTGATTTTTATCATAAACTTTAA
- the tatC gene encoding twin-arginine translocase subunit TatC, with amino-acid sequence MNKQIDQVFISHLIELRKRIIIAGLGFVVVFIALFPFSNRLYQLLATPIGRFLPKNSQLIATDITSPFFVPLKLTALVAFIISLPLIIFQLWKFIAPGLYQQEKKLLLGTISSSFLLFIGGITFCYYLVLPAIFHFIGSIKPDSITMLTDIGKYLDFVLTLFFTFGLTFETPVIIFFLIKFNFLTINTATKIRPYMFVGAFVIAAIVTPPDVLSQTMLAIPLYLLYELGVIAAKIFIKQNPQT; translated from the coding sequence ATGAATAAGCAGATAGATCAAGTATTTATTTCACACCTGATTGAACTGAGAAAGCGGATTATAATAGCTGGACTTGGATTTGTAGTAGTTTTTATTGCCCTATTTCCTTTTAGTAATAGACTTTATCAATTACTAGCTACTCCAATTGGAAGGTTTTTACCCAAAAACTCGCAATTAATAGCAACGGATATAACTTCACCATTTTTTGTCCCATTAAAGCTAACCGCTCTAGTTGCATTTATTATTAGCCTACCGCTGATAATCTTTCAGCTGTGGAAGTTTATTGCACCAGGCCTCTACCAACAAGAAAAAAAGTTGCTCTTAGGTACAATTAGCAGTTCATTTTTATTATTTATTGGCGGCATTACTTTTTGCTACTATTTGGTATTACCGGCAATATTTCATTTTATTGGTAGCATTAAACCCGATTCAATAACAATGCTAACTGATATTGGAAAATATCTTGATTTTGTATTAACATTATTTTTCACATTTGGCTTAACATTTGAAACACCGGTAATAATCTTTTTCTTGATTAAATTTAATTTTCTTACTATCAACACCGCTACTAAAATCCGCCCCTATATGTTTGTTGGCGCATTTGTAATCGCAGCAATAGTTACCCCACCGGACGTATTATCGCAAACAATGCTAGCTATACCGCTTTATCTATTATATGAATTAGGCGTAATTGCTGCAAAAATTTTTATAAAACAGAACCCGCAAACTTAA
- the tatB gene encoding Sec-independent protein translocase protein TatB has product MFGISFSEIILILVISLIIFGPEQLPIIARKAGKVVATFREMSSNIRSQLYETTGIEQFNNLKTEFQQQIDQIKNQFRIETPLIQINDLQNEEFDYQEFYFLYQPELDFNREPELFDE; this is encoded by the coding sequence ATGTTTGGTATTAGCTTTAGTGAAATTATTCTTATACTGGTAATTTCACTAATCATTTTTGGTCCAGAACAATTGCCTATAATTGCCAGAAAAGCAGGTAAAGTAGTTGCAACTTTCCGCGAAATGAGTAGCAATATTCGTTCACAGCTGTATGAAACGACAGGTATTGAACAGTTTAATAACCTAAAAACAGAATTTCAGCAACAAATCGATCAAATCAAAAATCAATTCAGGATAGAAACGCCTCTAATCCAAATAAATGATTTGCAGAATGAGGAGTTTGACTATCAGGAATTTTATTTCCTCTATCAACCAGAACTTGATTTCAATCGAGAACCGGAATTATTTGATGAATAA
- the tatA gene encoding Sec-independent protein translocase subunit TatA, whose amino-acid sequence MGSISIWHWLIVLLIVVMVFGTKKLKNIGQDLGEAVKNFKNATDENTNNKQHSEDSKK is encoded by the coding sequence ATGGGTAGTATAAGTATTTGGCACTGGTTAATCGTGCTTTTAATTGTTGTGATGGTCTTTGGAACCAAGAAACTCAAGAATATCGGGCAGGATTTGGGCGAGGCAGTAAAAAATTTTAAAAACGCCACCGATGAGAATACTAATAACAAACAACATTCAGAAGATAGTAAAAAATAA
- a CDS encoding histidine triad nucleotide-binding protein, whose product MTNCIFCKLINGSIPTKIVYQDEDLFVFNDINPKADVHLLLIPKKHIESMLELTDADQDLMGKMMITANKLALLHGLNKGYKTQINTGIGGGQEVFHLHIHVFGNR is encoded by the coding sequence ATGACTAATTGTATATTTTGTAAACTTATTAATGGTTCAATACCAACAAAAATAGTGTATCAGGATGAAGATCTCTTTGTTTTTAACGATATCAACCCTAAAGCAGATGTCCATCTATTGTTAATCCCCAAAAAACATATCGAAAGCATGTTGGAACTTACAGATGCGGATCAGGATTTGATGGGAAAAATGATGATTACAGCTAATAAATTAGCCCTCCTTCATGGATTAAATAAAGGATATAAAACCCAAATTAATACTGGCATTGGAGGTGGACAAGAGGTTTTTCACCTGCATATACATGTTTTTGGTAATCGTTAA